The following nucleotide sequence is from Streptomyces leeuwenhoekii.
TCTCCAGGCGGCCGTCCGCGCGGTCGCCGCGCGCTCCCGCTTCGAACTCGCCGACGAGAAGGAGGCCGAACGCTTCGGGCTGCTGCTGGCGAGCAAGTGCCGGACGTGGCTGGCGGGTTCGTCGCTGCGCGGACCGGTGCAGCGGGACCGGCTGGCCGGGCGGATCGAGGCGTCGCTGGGGTACTTGGGGCAGTAGCGGCCGCGCGGTGCCGGGAGGCGCTGCCAGGGCGGCGTTGTCAGTGGCGGGCGGCAAGCTGGAGTCGCGCAGCCGCCGTACGGGGCGCGCGTGACCGTGCCGCCGGACCGGGGAGAGCCGACCGATGACCACCGCCGTACCGACCGACCGCGAGCGCAGGGCCGTTCAGACCTATCTGCGGCTGCTGCACACCGTGCGGGCCGCCTTCGACACCGCGGCCGGGCCGCCCGGCGCCGGCGGCCCGGCCGCCGGCCCGCCGGTCGCGTCATCCGTCGCCCCGCCCGTCGTCCCGCCCGCCGTGCTCGCCGAGGCGGACGAGGCGTTGCGGGCCGCGGGCCTGGCGGGCAACGAGGAGGCGTTCTTCCGTCTGGTGCGCGGCTGGTGTCCGCCGCGTCCGTGACCCGAGGGGGGCCGGGGCGGTGGCGCCCGGCCCGGCCGGGCGCCACCGCTCAGTCGTGCGCCACCGCCACCGCCGTGGCCAGCAGCCCGTCGCGGGCGGTCCAGCGGCCGTCGAAGTGCGTCAGGCGGCGCCCGCCCACCCAGGGCCCGGGGACCAGCAGAGCGGCGCGGAAGGAGCCGCGCCGCCGCTCACCGGGGTCGGCCGTGATCACGATGTCGGCCTCGGAGAAGTCCAGCCACTTCCCGGTGAGCGGGAACCACGCCTTGTAGACGGACTCCTTGGCGCTGAACAGGAGCCGGTCCCAGTGGAGATCGGGACGGTCGGCGGTCAGGCGCCGCAGCCGCTCCGCCTCCGCGGGCAGCGCCACGGCCTCCAGGACTCCCTCCGGCAGCGTCTCGTCGGGTTCGGCGTCGATACCGAGGGAGGCCAGGTCGGTGGCGCGCACCAGGGCGGCGGCGCAGTAGCCGTCGCAGTGGGTCATGCTGCCGGTCAGGCCCGACGGCCAGCGCGGCGCCCCGCGTTCGCCGGGGAGGACGGGCTGCGGCGGCACGCCGAGCTTGTCCATGGCGCGGCGGGCGCAGGCCCGTACGGCGGCGAACTCCCGGCGGCGCTTGGCCACGGCCCGGGCCACCAGCTCCGCCTCCTCCGGGAACAGGGAGGCCGGGCCGGGGTCCTCGTGTCCGTGGATTTCGACGGCCACCACCGTGCCGGGCAGCAGTTCTTCGATCACCGGGCTTCGTCCTCCCTCGGCAGGATGCGGCGCAGCCGTCCCGGCGGCTGCTTCCGTGTGCGCCACTCGCGGGGATAGCCCACCGACACCTCCTCGAAGCGGACGCCGTCGCGCCAGGTGGTCCGCGGGATGTGGAGGTGGCCGTAGACCATGGTGTCGACGCGGAATCTGCGGTGCCAGTCGGCGGTCAGCCGGGTCCCGCACCACAGCGCGAACTCGGGGTACCACAGGACGTCGGTGGGGTGCCGGTCCAGCGGATAGTGGTTGACGAGGATCACCGGCAGGTCGGCGGGGAGGCCGGCGAGCCGGTGTTCGGTCTCGGCGACCCGGGCCCGGCACCACGCCTCGCGGCTC
It contains:
- a CDS encoding 4'-phosphopantetheinyl transferase family protein — its product is MIEELLPGTVVAVEIHGHEDPGPASLFPEEAELVARAVAKRRREFAAVRACARRAMDKLGVPPQPVLPGERGAPRWPSGLTGSMTHCDGYCAAALVRATDLASLGIDAEPDETLPEGVLEAVALPAEAERLRRLTADRPDLHWDRLLFSAKESVYKAWFPLTGKWLDFSEADIVITADPGERRRGSFRAALLVPGPWVGGRRLTHFDGRWTARDGLLATAVAVAHD